A genomic stretch from Lysobacter ciconiae includes:
- a CDS encoding TonB-dependent receptor, translated as MVPSLAMAQSVTGAVAGRAEAGTQVTITNTSTGASRTGTAGRDGSYRIGQLPPGDYILRSGSGEPVSFTVSLGGTTTVNLTNEGAVNLAAIQVVGSRVVNRVDVHTTESSTNITRTELAKLPVDQSLASVALLAPGVVNSGASFGGLSFGGSSVAENVAYINGLNVTDPYRRQGFSSVPFAFYEEFQVKTGGYSAEFGRSTGGVINAVTRSGGNEFHAGAEVTMEPAAWTSSRKDRYHRDGTIVEQDRMSRDDSSFSKANVWASGAIVQDRLFFFGMYEKRDSNPRDIDTTEAWYTKSDNDFWGAKVDWHINDNHLLEALAFSDKADSSTSSYDYDWDSATRGEKLGESYSGSGGDNWSLTYTGHFTDNFVAKAMYGVNERSATGGSPWDAGCSIVTRTGGYTEVFGPATMREGCHPSNSSISSRFDKREATRLDFEWSIGDHLIRFGADQEIMDSDSARVYPGDGVSYQAQAATPGGVLPNGAVIPNGVNSIIDARRYITGAPVSTEAQAIYIEDNWNVTPDLLLNLGIRADKFHNKLASGTSFAKADFSDMISPRFGFSWDMRGDGSTKVFGNAGRYYTPLTNKLTDYFGGGTTDEHTYYVLDGFVERTDPVNGKPYLFPNIGAQLGPVNTEGNAPAPDNVDTAVARDLKQVYQDEFILGFQQALNNAWSYGVNATYREMTRTVEDVRINHVDGCPWYSGDWPIINPGESTTLWCPTTSDWVTFDNSKDGYKALGSGAIMGYKKPKRTYKAVEFQLDRAWDDKWAFNASYLWSKSEGNMEGPVNSDTGYNDTNLVQHYDHPAVNERFGVLFNDSRHQFKLRGSYKLNEMWGFGATVSARSGGPITAFGVRWPNDNRSAGGPGEYSGGGSGWLCNSGCGDYTTRDMTYSPRGAFGRMPWVKDVGLSVTWTLPVEHIDLKARLSIYNLFNSQTMVNVHSRYESTPGNKMPYFGEGTNWQSPRYAQLVVTYAF; from the coding sequence ATGGTGCCAAGCCTGGCCATGGCACAAAGCGTTACCGGTGCAGTAGCCGGACGCGCCGAAGCCGGCACGCAGGTCACCATCACCAATACCTCCACCGGCGCATCGCGCACCGGCACGGCGGGCAGGGACGGCAGTTACCGCATCGGTCAACTGCCGCCGGGTGACTACATCCTGAGGTCGGGTTCGGGCGAACCGGTCTCCTTCACGGTGTCGCTGGGCGGCACCACCACCGTGAACCTGACCAATGAAGGCGCGGTCAACCTGGCGGCGATCCAGGTGGTGGGTTCGCGCGTGGTCAACCGCGTCGATGTCCACACTACGGAATCCTCCACGAATATCACCCGCACCGAGCTTGCCAAGTTGCCGGTCGACCAGAGCCTTGCATCGGTCGCGTTGTTGGCTCCGGGCGTGGTCAATTCGGGGGCCAGTTTCGGTGGGCTTTCCTTCGGGGGGTCGTCGGTCGCAGAGAACGTCGCCTACATCAATGGTCTCAACGTCACCGACCCGTATCGACGGCAGGGCTTCTCCTCTGTGCCGTTCGCGTTCTACGAGGAGTTCCAGGTCAAGACCGGCGGCTATTCGGCGGAGTTCGGCCGCAGTACCGGCGGCGTCATCAACGCGGTGACGCGCTCGGGTGGAAACGAGTTCCATGCCGGCGCGGAGGTCACCATGGAGCCTGCTGCCTGGACGTCCTCGAGAAAGGACCGCTATCACCGGGACGGGACGATCGTCGAGCAGGACCGCATGAGCCGCGACGACAGTTCGTTTTCGAAGGCCAACGTGTGGGCATCCGGCGCAATCGTGCAGGACCGGTTGTTCTTCTTCGGCATGTACGAAAAACGCGACAGCAATCCCCGCGACATTGACACCACCGAAGCCTGGTACACCAAGAGCGACAACGACTTCTGGGGCGCGAAGGTTGACTGGCACATCAACGACAACCACCTGTTGGAAGCGCTCGCTTTCTCGGACAAAGCCGACTCCTCGACGAGCAGCTACGATTACGACTGGGACAGCGCGACGCGCGGCGAGAAGCTCGGTGAAAGCTACAGCGGCTCTGGCGGCGACAACTGGTCGCTGACCTACACCGGCCATTTCACCGACAACTTCGTCGCCAAGGCGATGTACGGCGTCAACGAGCGCAGCGCTACCGGTGGCAGCCCATGGGATGCGGGTTGCAGCATCGTCACCCGCACTGGCGGCTACACGGAGGTGTTTGGTCCGGCAACAATGCGCGAGGGTTGCCATCCGAGCAACAGCAGCATCAGCAGTCGTTTTGACAAGCGCGAGGCCACCCGTCTGGACTTCGAGTGGTCGATCGGTGACCACCTGATTCGTTTTGGCGCGGACCAGGAGATCATGGATTCCGATAGCGCCAGGGTGTATCCCGGCGATGGCGTCAGCTACCAGGCGCAGGCTGCGACACCCGGCGGCGTGCTTCCCAACGGCGCAGTAATACCCAATGGGGTCAACAGCATCATCGATGCGCGTCGTTACATCACCGGCGCTCCGGTCTCGACGGAAGCACAGGCTATCTACATCGAGGACAACTGGAACGTCACTCCAGACCTGCTCCTGAATCTCGGGATCCGCGCCGACAAATTCCACAACAAGCTGGCATCGGGTACCAGTTTTGCGAAAGCGGACTTTTCGGACATGATTTCGCCGCGCTTTGGTTTCAGCTGGGACATGCGGGGCGATGGCTCAACCAAGGTCTTCGGCAATGCCGGCCGCTATTACACACCGCTCACCAACAAGCTGACCGATTATTTTGGCGGCGGTACCACGGATGAGCATACCTACTACGTGCTGGACGGCTTCGTCGAGCGGACCGATCCCGTGAATGGCAAGCCCTACCTGTTCCCCAACATCGGTGCGCAGCTGGGCCCTGTGAATACAGAGGGCAACGCCCCGGCCCCGGACAATGTCGACACCGCAGTAGCGCGTGACCTCAAGCAGGTGTACCAGGACGAGTTCATCCTCGGCTTCCAGCAGGCACTCAACAACGCTTGGTCCTATGGCGTCAACGCCACGTATCGTGAGATGACCCGCACGGTCGAAGACGTTCGCATCAACCACGTCGATGGGTGCCCCTGGTACTCCGGCGACTGGCCGATCATCAACCCGGGGGAGAGCACGACGCTGTGGTGCCCGACCACCTCTGACTGGGTGACCTTCGACAACTCCAAGGACGGATACAAGGCGCTGGGGAGCGGCGCGATCATGGGCTACAAGAAGCCCAAGCGCACCTACAAGGCGGTCGAGTTCCAGCTGGACCGGGCATGGGATGACAAATGGGCGTTCAACGCCAGCTATCTGTGGTCGAAGTCGGAGGGCAACATGGAAGGCCCGGTCAATTCCGACACCGGCTACAACGACACCAACCTCGTGCAGCATTACGACCACCCTGCCGTGAACGAACGTTTTGGGGTCCTCTTCAACGATTCACGCCACCAGTTCAAGCTGCGCGGGAGCTACAAGCTCAACGAGATGTGGGGCTTCGGCGCCACGGTATCGGCCCGCTCGGGTGGTCCGATCACGGCGTTTGGCGTGCGTTGGCCCAATGACAACCGAAGCGCCGGTGGTCCAGGCGAGTACAGCGGCGGCGGATCCGGGTGGTTGTGCAACTCCGGCTGCGGTGACTACACGACGCGGGACATGACCTATTCGCCGCGCGGCGCTTTCGGTCGGATGCCCTGGGTAAAGGATGTTGGCCTCAGCGTGACCTGGACCCTGCCCGTTGAGCACATCGACCTGAAGGCTCGCCTGTCGATCTACAACCTGTTCAACAGCCAGACCATGGTCAACGTGCATTCCCGTTACGAAAGCACCCCCGGCAACAAGATGCCGTACTTCGGCGAAGGCACAAACTGGCAGTCGCCGCGTTATGCGCAGCTGGTGGTTACCTACGCCTTCTGA
- a CDS encoding serine hydrolase: MSNHVYKAAALAAAFVLAPANAQIPPETTKPSARITSAVDDVVARYDLPGIAVGVVVDGKIQQWEVRGETSTGSGERVRRDTLFKVASNTKAMTAALLARQVDAGLLSWDDPVVKHLPGFRMHEDWVTREMQVRDLLIHNSGLGPGAGDLMLWPEPNHFTRADVIAGLKHLKPRWSFRSRYAYDNTLYIVAGEVAAAVGGAPYDVLLRREVFEPLGMDGCRIGEWRVADAGSVASAHVTREGKWAARLDGEVVTDMPMAAAGGVRCNLDSMLRWTQAWLGKDGNGSGTDWLSTQQRTAVWTPHMPMPLLPRMRDWNGSHFYAYGYGWRLSDVDGTSKVAHTGTLSGMYSAVTLLPELGTGFVILINAEAGEARTVLEQVLSKHFTAPGEKRTVAYYADELARERSARPSPPAEDPPGAIAADARASASRSAVAPGELASWLGEYRDPWFGDVSICASESGVRFQSVKSPRLSGPVLDADGRLLVDFDTLESDADAWLDFAQPSAAGGPYPASPQLTMAKVDPDADFSYDYEDLHFQRIGDCADR; this comes from the coding sequence GTGAGTAATCACGTTTACAAGGCGGCCGCATTAGCGGCCGCGTTTGTTCTGGCCCCGGCCAACGCCCAGATACCACCGGAAACCACTAAGCCGTCTGCCCGGATCACCTCTGCCGTAGATGACGTGGTGGCGCGTTACGACTTGCCCGGCATCGCCGTTGGCGTGGTCGTTGACGGCAAGATCCAGCAGTGGGAAGTACGCGGCGAGACGAGCACAGGCAGCGGCGAGCGGGTGCGTCGCGACACACTGTTCAAGGTCGCGTCCAATACCAAGGCGATGACGGCGGCTTTGCTGGCTCGCCAGGTCGACGCCGGCCTCCTGTCGTGGGACGACCCTGTCGTGAAGCATTTGCCCGGGTTTCGTATGCACGAGGACTGGGTCACCCGCGAAATGCAGGTGCGCGACCTGCTCATCCACAATAGTGGCCTTGGGCCGGGCGCCGGCGATTTGATGCTGTGGCCCGAACCCAACCATTTCACCCGCGCGGACGTGATTGCCGGGCTGAAGCATCTCAAGCCGCGCTGGAGCTTCCGCTCGCGTTACGCCTACGACAACACCCTGTACATCGTGGCCGGCGAGGTCGCCGCTGCCGTTGGCGGAGCCCCGTACGACGTGCTGCTGCGGCGCGAAGTCTTCGAACCGCTGGGAATGGACGGCTGCCGGATCGGTGAATGGCGTGTGGCCGACGCGGGCAGCGTAGCCTCGGCCCATGTGACGCGTGAGGGAAAGTGGGCTGCGAGGCTGGACGGGGAAGTCGTCACCGACATGCCCATGGCGGCCGCAGGCGGGGTGCGCTGCAACCTGGACAGCATGCTTCGTTGGACACAGGCATGGCTTGGGAAAGACGGCAACGGGTCCGGGACCGACTGGCTTTCCACGCAGCAGCGCACGGCCGTGTGGACACCGCACATGCCGATGCCCCTTTTACCCCGAATGCGCGACTGGAATGGCAGCCACTTCTACGCGTATGGCTACGGATGGCGGCTGAGCGACGTGGATGGCACCTCAAAAGTGGCTCACACCGGCACGCTTTCAGGGATGTATTCCGCGGTGACCCTGCTGCCCGAGTTGGGCACGGGATTCGTGATCCTGATCAACGCTGAAGCAGGAGAAGCGCGGACGGTGCTGGAGCAGGTTCTCAGCAAGCACTTCACCGCACCCGGCGAGAAGCGGACGGTCGCCTACTACGCCGACGAACTGGCGCGTGAGCGGTCGGCTCGTCCCTCGCCTCCGGCCGAGGACCCCCCCGGCGCCATCGCAGCGGATGCGCGAGCGTCAGCGTCGCGCTCGGCCGTCGCGCCGGGCGAACTTGCTTCCTGGCTCGGCGAGTACCGCGACCCGTGGTTTGGCGACGTATCGATCTGTGCGTCCGAGTCTGGCGTGCGTTTCCAGTCGGTCAAATCACCGCGGCTGTCGGGGCCGGTGCTCGACGCCGACGGGCGCCTGCTGGTCGACTTCGACACACTGGAGTCGGACGCCGATGCGTGGCTTGATTTTGCCCAGCCATCCGCTGCCGGCGGACCGTATCCCGCCAGCCCGCAACTCACCATGGCCAAGGTCGACCCGGACGCGGACTTCAGCTACGACTACGAAGACCTTCATTTTCAGCGCATCGGCGATTGTGCGGATCGATGA
- a CDS encoding serine hydrolase domain-containing protein: MTAVANAPSAEPLDQAGPEAVENKIDQLMARYDGNGPGASLLVVCAGEPPIRRAYGMADVENAIPVTASTNFRLASVSKQFTAASILLLAQDGRLSLDDPARRWLPELPAANAGVTIRHLLTHGSGLIDYEDELPDDLAHQVHDADVLAILSRQDSTYFPPGGDFQYSNSGYALLALIVERVSGQSYPAFLQERIFRPLGMTGTLAYVEGGPAINHRAYGYSLMDGAWVRTDQSSTSAVLGDGGIYSSIEDLEKWSAALSDDRLLSDQSRELAFAPAVSTHDPAVHYGLGWYVGKDHVWHSGETIGFRNVLVRYPKQGLAVVILSNRNDPEPMETALAIAALFQQ; this comes from the coding sequence ATGACGGCCGTTGCCAACGCGCCTTCAGCCGAACCGTTGGATCAGGCCGGGCCCGAGGCCGTGGAAAACAAGATCGACCAATTGATGGCGCGCTATGACGGAAATGGGCCAGGGGCTTCGCTGCTGGTCGTTTGCGCCGGCGAGCCACCGATCCGTCGAGCCTATGGAATGGCCGACGTCGAGAACGCGATTCCTGTCACCGCGTCCACGAATTTCCGGCTGGCCTCGGTCAGCAAGCAGTTCACCGCCGCGTCAATACTGCTGCTCGCGCAGGACGGCCGCTTGAGCCTGGACGACCCGGCACGTAGATGGCTGCCCGAGCTTCCCGCCGCGAATGCGGGCGTCACCATTCGCCACCTGCTGACCCACGGTTCGGGTCTGATCGATTACGAGGACGAATTGCCCGACGATCTTGCCCATCAGGTGCACGATGCGGACGTACTGGCGATCCTATCCCGACAGGACTCGACCTATTTCCCGCCCGGCGGTGATTTCCAGTACAGCAACAGCGGTTATGCCTTGCTCGCGCTGATCGTGGAACGGGTGTCGGGTCAGTCGTATCCGGCATTCCTGCAGGAGCGCATCTTCCGGCCGCTGGGTATGACCGGCACGCTGGCCTATGTCGAAGGTGGGCCGGCGATCAACCATCGCGCCTACGGTTACAGCCTGATGGACGGCGCGTGGGTGCGAACCGACCAGAGTTCGACCAGCGCGGTGCTGGGTGACGGAGGGATCTACTCCTCGATCGAGGACCTGGAGAAGTGGAGCGCCGCCCTCAGTGACGATCGCCTGCTATCCGATCAATCGCGGGAACTGGCGTTCGCGCCGGCGGTATCGACCCATGATCCGGCGGTTCATTACGGTCTGGGCTGGTACGTCGGCAAGGACCATGTATGGCACTCGGGCGAGACGATCGGCTTCCGCAACGTCCTCGTGCGATACCCGAAGCAGGGTCTGGCGGTGGTGATCCTGAGCAACCGCAACGATCCGGAACCGATGGAAACGGCGCTCGCGATCGCTGCGCTGTTTCAGCAATAG
- the acnA gene encoding aconitate hydratase AcnA, whose translation MTTDSFSTLDRLDANGKQYNFFSLRKLGEKFDIARLPYSMKILLENLLRHEDGGMTVGTGHIEAVANWDPKAESSREIAFMPARVVLQDFTGVPCVVDFAAMRDAVTRLGGRPNQINPQIPSELVIDHSVQVDVYGRSDALDINGRIEFERNKERYGFLRWGQKALENFKVVPPNTGIVHQVNLEKLARVVMEREIDGKLFAYPDTVFGTDSHTTMINGIGVLGWGVGGIEAEAAMLGQPSSMLIPQVVGMKLTGKLPEGATATDLVLTVTQMLRKFGVVGKFVEFFGEGLQHLPLADRATIGNMSPEYGATCGIFPVDAEAVKYLRLSGRSEEQIALVEAYAKAQGMWHEPGQPDAHYSATLTLDMSQVQPSLAGPKRPQDRVLLSDMQENFRTNVKGFTSNRGVGCAVQELKEEGGGQPQAKALAAKPVSTINLADVDHELTDGSLVIAAITSCTNTSNPAVMIGAGLVARKAAARGLTAAPWVKTSIGPGSRVVTDYLEKAGLLSDLEKLNFYIVGYGCTTCIGNSGPLAQEVSRGIAENDLAVAAVLSGNRNFEGRIHAEVKMNYLASPPLVVAYAIAGTVDIDLANDPLGKDQDGNDVYLRDIWPSNKEISDTIAATVGPELFAQNYADVFKGDARWNEIESPDGESFAWDEGSTYIKNPPYFDDMTMEVAAIDDLHGARVMGLFGDSITTDHISPAGAIKADSPAGRFLESRGVQPADFNSYGSRRGNDDVMVRGTFANIRIRNQMLDNVEGGFTKHFDAEGNGEQMDIYDAAMRYKQEGVPLVVFAGKEYGTGSSRDWAAKGTILLGVKAVIAESFERIHRSNLVGMGVLPLQFKAGENALAHGLDGSEMIDIIGLNDGASTTATVVATKADGSQKRFEVDVLLLTPKEVEYYRNGGILHYVLRDLAKKAA comes from the coding sequence ATGACGACCGATTCGTTCTCCACGCTTGACCGCCTGGACGCCAACGGCAAGCAGTACAACTTCTTCAGCCTGCGCAAGCTGGGCGAGAAGTTCGACATCGCCCGCCTTCCCTACTCCATGAAGATCCTGCTGGAGAACCTGCTGCGCCACGAGGACGGCGGCATGACCGTCGGCACCGGGCACATCGAGGCGGTGGCGAACTGGGATCCAAAGGCGGAATCGTCGCGCGAGATCGCCTTCATGCCGGCGCGGGTCGTGTTGCAGGACTTCACCGGCGTGCCCTGCGTGGTCGACTTCGCCGCGATGCGCGATGCGGTCACCCGGCTGGGCGGCAGGCCGAACCAGATCAATCCGCAGATCCCTTCCGAGCTGGTGATCGACCACTCGGTACAGGTGGATGTCTACGGTCGATCCGACGCGCTGGACATCAACGGGCGGATCGAGTTCGAGCGCAACAAGGAGCGCTATGGCTTCCTGCGCTGGGGCCAGAAGGCGCTGGAGAACTTCAAGGTCGTCCCGCCCAACACCGGCATCGTCCACCAGGTGAACCTGGAAAAGCTCGCCCGGGTGGTCATGGAGCGCGAGATCGACGGCAAGCTGTTCGCCTATCCCGACACCGTGTTCGGCACCGACAGCCACACCACGATGATCAACGGCATCGGCGTGCTGGGCTGGGGCGTGGGCGGTATCGAGGCCGAGGCCGCCATGCTTGGCCAGCCGTCCTCGATGCTCATCCCGCAGGTGGTCGGCATGAAGCTGACCGGCAAGCTGCCCGAGGGCGCGACGGCAACCGACCTGGTGCTTACGGTTACCCAGATGCTGCGCAAGTTCGGCGTGGTCGGCAAATTCGTCGAGTTCTTCGGCGAGGGCCTGCAACACCTGCCGCTCGCCGATCGGGCCACCATCGGCAACATGTCGCCCGAGTACGGCGCGACCTGCGGCATCTTCCCGGTGGACGCCGAAGCGGTGAAGTACCTGCGCCTGTCGGGTCGCAGCGAGGAGCAGATCGCGTTGGTCGAAGCCTACGCAAAGGCGCAGGGCATGTGGCACGAGCCCGGCCAGCCGGATGCACATTACTCGGCGACGCTGACCCTCGACATGAGCCAGGTGCAGCCGTCGCTGGCCGGTCCCAAGCGCCCGCAGGATCGCGTCCTGCTCAGCGACATGCAGGAGAACTTCCGCACCAACGTCAAGGGCTTCACCAGCAACCGCGGCGTGGGTTGCGCGGTGCAGGAGCTGAAGGAAGAAGGCGGCGGGCAGCCGCAGGCCAAGGCGCTGGCGGCCAAGCCGGTGTCGACCATCAACCTGGCGGACGTGGACCACGAGCTGACCGACGGATCGCTGGTGATTGCCGCCATCACCTCGTGCACCAACACCTCCAACCCGGCCGTGATGATCGGTGCGGGCCTGGTGGCACGCAAGGCCGCCGCCAGGGGGCTGACCGCCGCGCCGTGGGTGAAGACCTCGATTGGTCCCGGCTCGCGGGTGGTAACCGATTACCTGGAAAAGGCCGGGCTGCTGAGCGACCTGGAAAAACTCAATTTCTACATCGTCGGCTACGGCTGCACGACCTGCATCGGCAACTCCGGGCCACTGGCCCAGGAGGTTTCGCGCGGTATCGCGGAGAACGACCTGGCGGTCGCGGCGGTGCTCTCGGGCAACCGCAACTTCGAAGGCCGCATCCATGCGGAAGTGAAGATGAACTACCTGGCGTCGCCGCCGCTGGTCGTCGCCTACGCCATCGCCGGCACCGTGGACATCGACCTGGCCAATGATCCGCTGGGCAAGGACCAGGACGGCAACGACGTGTACCTGCGCGATATCTGGCCGTCCAACAAGGAAATCAGCGACACGATCGCCGCGACGGTCGGGCCGGAACTGTTCGCCCAGAACTACGCCGACGTCTTCAAGGGCGACGCGCGCTGGAACGAGATCGAGTCTCCCGATGGCGAATCCTTTGCCTGGGACGAGGGGTCCACCTACATCAAGAACCCGCCCTACTTCGACGACATGACCATGGAGGTCGCCGCCATTGACGACCTGCACGGGGCGCGCGTGATGGGTTTGTTTGGCGACTCGATCACCACCGACCATATCTCCCCGGCCGGCGCGATCAAGGCCGACTCCCCGGCGGGCCGCTTCCTGGAGTCGCGCGGCGTGCAGCCGGCGGACTTCAACAGCTACGGCTCGCGCCGCGGCAACGACGATGTGATGGTGCGTGGCACCTTCGCCAACATCCGCATCCGCAACCAGATGCTCGACAACGTGGAAGGTGGCTTCACCAAGCACTTCGACGCCGAAGGCAACGGCGAGCAGATGGACATCTACGACGCCGCCATGCGCTACAAGCAGGAAGGCGTTCCGCTGGTGGTGTTCGCCGGCAAGGAATACGGCACCGGCTCGTCGCGCGACTGGGCGGCCAAGGGCACCATCCTGCTCGGCGTCAAGGCCGTGATCGCCGAAAGCTTCGAGCGTATCCACCGTTCCAACCTGGTCGGGATGGGCGTGCTCCCGCTGCAGTTCAAGGCGGGCGAGAACGCGCTGGCGCACGGACTGGATGGCTCGGAAATGATCGACATCATCGGCCTGAACGATGGTGCCTCCACGACGGCCACGGTCGTCGCGACCAAGGCGGACGGCAGCCAGAAGCGCTTCGAGGTCGACGTGCTGCTGCTGACGCCCAAGGAAGTGGAGTACTACCGCAACGGCGGCATCCTGCACTACGTGTTGCGTGACCTGGCCAAGAAGGCGGCCTGA
- a CDS encoding AbrB/MazE/SpoVT family DNA-binding domain-containing protein, whose protein sequence is MDVTVAERGQITLPKAVRDALGLSKGTLLKVELDGSRIILSKSVDDALSRVRGKFELDRVTPGADDVHPSGDGGSTDGGSTR, encoded by the coding sequence ATGGACGTTACCGTTGCAGAGCGCGGCCAGATCACTTTGCCCAAAGCCGTGCGTGACGCGCTGGGGCTGAGCAAGGGCACCCTGCTGAAGGTCGAACTCGACGGCAGCCGCATCATTCTGAGCAAGAGTGTCGACGACGCCCTTTCTCGGGTGCGTGGCAAGTTCGAGCTGGACAGGGTTACGCCGGGCGCCGATGACGTGCACCCATCCGGTGACGGCGGATCGACCGACGGCGGATCCACGCGTTGA
- a CDS encoding type II toxin-antitoxin system VapC family toxin, translating to MIAVDAPVVIELLSNGPQADAVESCLRQALVAGRVVICSVTLAEICASLRGGSQVQEALEEMGLHFSPLEAKSALRAGEMQRRHRQRSGASGRLDHFLVGAHALLQCDGLITWNDTFYRDYFKGLKLIVPRA from the coding sequence TTGATCGCGGTAGACGCGCCTGTCGTCATCGAACTGCTGAGCAACGGACCACAAGCCGATGCAGTCGAGTCCTGTCTGCGCCAGGCGCTTGTCGCTGGCCGGGTCGTGATCTGCAGCGTAACGCTGGCGGAAATCTGCGCGTCGCTGCGTGGCGGGTCGCAGGTGCAGGAAGCCCTTGAAGAGATGGGCCTCCATTTCAGTCCGCTGGAGGCCAAATCCGCGTTGCGCGCCGGCGAAATGCAACGTCGCCACCGACAACGCAGTGGTGCATCCGGACGCCTGGACCACTTCCTGGTCGGCGCCCACGCACTGCTCCAGTGCGATGGCCTCATCACCTGGAACGACACGTTCTACCGCGATTACTTCAAGGGCCTGAAACTGATCGTCCCCCGGGCCTGA
- a CDS encoding lysogenization protein HflD translates to MSDRVLALAGLAQALAQVRRIADTGQAEASVLETMLSSVFQIDAASVADVYGGAAALRPGLLLLRDYFAGTTKDAQLPRLTLSVTQLERRFVADMAMVSEVQAGILAQKDKADELGVAHPEVLAALGGLYAKTLSNLRPRVLVQGNPHYLGQPAVVAEVRAVLLSAVRSAVLWRQSGGGLLDFLLRRRDLTAAVNAHLGG, encoded by the coding sequence ATGTCCGACCGGGTGTTGGCCCTTGCCGGGCTCGCCCAGGCGCTGGCGCAGGTGCGGCGCATTGCGGACACCGGGCAGGCGGAGGCATCGGTGCTGGAAACGATGCTCAGCTCGGTGTTCCAGATCGACGCGGCGTCCGTGGCCGACGTGTATGGCGGGGCGGCCGCGTTGAGGCCCGGGCTGCTGTTGCTGCGCGACTACTTCGCCGGCACGACCAAGGACGCGCAGCTGCCGCGACTGACGCTGTCGGTGACCCAGCTGGAGCGCCGTTTTGTCGCCGACATGGCCATGGTCAGCGAAGTGCAGGCCGGGATCCTCGCGCAGAAGGACAAGGCCGATGAGCTGGGCGTCGCCCATCCCGAGGTCCTCGCCGCGCTCGGTGGGCTGTACGCCAAAACGCTGAGCAACCTGCGGCCGCGCGTGCTCGTGCAGGGCAACCCGCACTACCTCGGCCAGCCGGCCGTCGTCGCAGAAGTCCGGGCCGTCCTGCTCTCAGCGGTCCGCTCGGCCGTGCTGTGGCGCCAGTCCGGCGGCGGGTTGCTGGACTTCCTGCTGCGTAGGCGCGATCTGACGGCGGCGGTGAACGCGCATCTGGGTGGCTGA
- the mnmA gene encoding tRNA 2-thiouridine(34) synthase MnmA yields the protein MSGGVDSSVAALLLRDAGEPIAGLFMQNWADDDSGDCRADDDRRDAVAVCGRLGIPIHFRDFSGEYWDGVFAHFLAEYAAGRTPNPDVLCNREIKFKHFLDAARELGADFIATGHYARVDHQRGRHRLLRGVDRDKDQSYFLHQLGQEQLAATRFPLGDLRKPAIRQMARDAGLPTAAKKDSTGICFIGERDFRSFLGQYLPARSGEMRTPDGQRIGTHPGVFYFTLGQREGLNIGGVRGFRAEPWYVVGKDVAGNVLYVDQGSDTQWLKSRLLWSERAHWVAGEPPSDRFHCTAQTRYRQADEPCEVLVGDDGCLEVRFANPQRAVTPGQSLVLYDGPVCLGGAVIARTDAPLEQRLRTASE from the coding sequence ATGTCCGGCGGTGTCGACTCATCGGTCGCCGCGCTGCTGCTGCGTGACGCAGGCGAGCCCATCGCCGGGCTCTTCATGCAGAACTGGGCGGACGACGACAGCGGTGATTGTCGCGCCGACGACGACCGGCGCGATGCGGTGGCGGTCTGCGGCCGGCTCGGCATCCCGATCCATTTCCGCGACTTTTCCGGCGAGTACTGGGATGGGGTGTTCGCGCACTTCCTGGCCGAATACGCGGCCGGCCGCACGCCCAATCCGGACGTGCTGTGCAACCGCGAGATCAAGTTCAAGCACTTCCTTGACGCAGCCCGCGAGCTGGGCGCGGACTTCATCGCGACCGGCCATTACGCCCGCGTTGATCACCAGCGCGGCAGGCATCGCTTGTTGCGTGGCGTGGACCGCGACAAGGACCAGAGCTACTTCCTGCACCAGCTGGGGCAGGAACAGCTCGCGGCTACAAGGTTTCCGCTGGGCGATTTGCGCAAGCCGGCCATCCGCCAGATGGCCCGCGATGCCGGCCTGCCCACCGCGGCCAAGAAGGACTCCACCGGAATCTGCTTCATCGGCGAGCGCGATTTCCGCAGCTTCCTCGGCCAGTACCTGCCCGCCCGCAGCGGCGAGATGCGCACGCCGGACGGCCAGCGGATCGGCACCCATCCGGGCGTCTTCTATTTCACCCTTGGCCAGCGTGAGGGGCTGAACATCGGCGGTGTGCGCGGCTTTCGCGCGGAACCGTGGTACGTCGTCGGCAAGGACGTGGCGGGCAACGTGCTGTATGTGGACCAGGGCAGTGACACCCAATGGCTGAAATCGCGCCTGCTATGGTCCGAGCGCGCACACTGGGTCGCTGGCGAGCCGCCGTCGGATCGCTTCCACTGCACCGCGCAGACGCGCTATCGGCAGGCCGACGAGCCCTGTGAGGTGCTGGTGGGCGATGATGGCTGCCTTGAAGTGCGATTCGCCAATCCCCAGCGTGCAGTCACTCCCGGACAATCGCTGGTCCTGTACGACGGACCGGTCTGCCTGGGTGGCGCGGTGATCGCGCGCACCGACGCTCCCCTCGAACAACGTCTGAGAACCGCCTCCGAATGA